From Brucella pseudogrignonensis, a single genomic window includes:
- a CDS encoding ABC transporter ATP-binding protein — translation MEKSIDNQPHLQDVGNNDQPVPIISVRDVTVGFGGRAPVLDNLSLDIYKGEVLGFIGPSGSGKSVLTRTILGLNKKQAGQIEILGNNIDKLTDVEKMAIDMRMGVLFQHGALFSALSVLENIQVPMREYLDLSPKLMDELARLKIDLVGLSPDAAEKFPSELSGGMIKRAALARALALDPDIVFLDEPTSGLDPIGAADFDELIANLRDTMGLTVFMVTHDLDSLFAICDRIAVLGNKKILVSGSIEDMLTVDDPWVKSYFRGKRARQIDTSAPSRRRPNSQMQTG, via the coding sequence ATGGAGAAGAGTATCGATAATCAGCCGCATTTGCAGGACGTTGGCAACAACGATCAGCCAGTACCGATCATTTCGGTACGAGATGTTACCGTTGGTTTCGGCGGTCGCGCACCTGTGCTCGATAATCTTTCACTCGACATTTATAAAGGCGAGGTTCTCGGCTTTATCGGGCCTTCTGGCTCAGGTAAATCTGTGCTGACCCGAACTATTCTGGGCTTGAATAAAAAGCAGGCAGGACAGATTGAGATATTAGGAAATAATATCGATAAGCTGACCGATGTTGAGAAAATGGCTATCGATATGCGTATGGGGGTGCTGTTTCAGCACGGCGCTTTGTTTTCAGCTCTTAGCGTCCTTGAGAATATCCAGGTCCCGATGCGTGAATACCTGGATCTTTCGCCCAAATTGATGGATGAGCTCGCACGCCTTAAAATTGATCTGGTTGGACTCAGCCCTGATGCGGCGGAAAAATTCCCATCTGAATTATCAGGCGGTATGATCAAGCGTGCGGCTTTAGCGCGAGCGCTGGCTCTTGATCCCGACATCGTGTTTCTTGATGAGCCTACATCTGGGCTTGATCCGATTGGTGCGGCAGACTTTGATGAATTAATTGCCAATCTGCGCGATACAATGGGCCTCACGGTCTTTATGGTAACGCATGATCTCGATAGCCTTTTTGCGATTTGTGACCGCATTGCCGTGCTGGGTAATAAAAAAATTCTGGTGAGCGGTTCCATTGAAGACATGCTGACTGTAGATGATCCATGGGTTAAATCCTATTTTCGAGGAAAGCGCGCACGTCAGATTGACACATCCGCGCCGAGCAGACGTCGGCCTAACAGCCAAATGCAGACGGGATAA